The sequence tGTTGCTGCACAGATCTTCCCAGGatggggcgggaggagggggtgcggtgagcagggctgggagtggggaaggggtgcagGGAGCCCCTGTTGCTTCTCCTCTTTGGGGGGTGGTTATTAGGTAGGCTTGCGGAAGGCGGAGTttggggggccgggggcggggctccTGCgctgggaggaagaggggggggCGCGCTGGCTCCAGCTCGGCTCAGACAAAAGGCGGCGGCGGGAGCGGGCGGGAGGCGGAGCGGCGCCGCGAGGGCCTCAAGGTGAcacccgcccccggccccggcccccccggcccggccccccagcccgcctccccacccccagcccctagACCCCTACCCTCCGGTGCCCtttccaggccccctccccccggcggggggtggggagcagcgagggccccgccccctcccgccccctccccagggcccgCGCAGGATGCCCTCGGCCCCCGACAGCCCCCCGGGAAGCCCTGAGCTCGACGCACCCCCTCTACGCCATGTCCCCCCCTGGCTCGGCCGCGGGAGAGAgcgccggcggcggcggcggcggtggcggcccCGGGGTCCCGGAGGAGcccacggcggcggcggcggcggacgAGGGCCCCGCCCGAGAGGAGGTGAGAACAGGCGGCGCCCCTTCCCCGGGCGCGGCCGTAGCCTGGTCCCCCATCCCCCGCCGCGCGCGGCCCCCGCCGGTTCCGCCGCAGCGCGGCCGGCGCCCCGCACCCCGAGCCGGCCGCCGCAGCCGCAGTCCCGCGCCGATGCCCCCACCGGTGGCCGGAGCTGTCCGCGGTGGCGGGGAAGGGGCTGCGCCGGGGGCGGGGCTCGGGGGTcccgggcagggggaggggcctaGGGGCGGAGCCTCGCGGACCCCGGGCGGAATGGGGTGGGGACGGTGGCAGGATTCCTGTTTCGCGAAGGGGATGCAATCTTGAATGCAAGGAAGGGCGACTTGTAGGGGCTacagaggcagaagaggaaaTGGTGGTGGTACCTGAGCTGTGGTCCTAAGAAGGTCAAATGTGTACAGAGGCGATTACCCCCGGGGTCACTGGGAGTGAGTGCACCTCTCTCCCAACGTCCCTGCAGCTCCCTCAttcctgggtggggggaggccctGAGTCCAGGAATCCTTCAGAGTGTTGGAAATAAGCATATCCTTAGTTGGAGCCCTACTCTTCAGTCCTCTGAACCTGGAGACAAAGAGACTGAGGAAGGTACCAGTAgcactgctcccctcccctccccccccccaggcacactcgtgcacacacatatatacacactgcACTTGAGCAGAAGCACATGGGACGGGGCAGACCTGCAGGTAGAGACCCTTTCAGATGTGCTCTCAGTGGGATACACTCAGGTGGACACACAAAGGTGCACATATGTACACACCCCAAGGACAAGGCTCCCAGAAAGGTACCCTGTACCCTAATCTTGTTTGTATATGCTGTGTGCTATTTCCTAGCCCACCTACCTATCTGCACTTCCAGATCTTTCCTCTCATTTCACACCAGGCCCAGGAACTGCTGCCTGTTACTGTGCCCTTCCTTTccaccctcttctcccttcccgtGGCTAGCCTCCAGGTCAGGCCTGGGGAATTGGAGGAAATCAGGATCTAgtaggagggtgtgtgtgtgggggggaggggttcctAAAGCTAGACAGCAGGAGTTGAAAGCACAGCCCACCACCAGAATTCCAACTCCATTCTCATCTATTAAGTGGCTGCTGCGTGCTGGGTGCCACGGTCAGCACCCAGGATGCAGAGACGGAGACCCTGCCCTCAGGAGCACTCAGTCTAGACACGTAAACAACTCATTGGGGCAACCATGGGACAGAGTGGGCCAAGTGCTTCAAGAGGCCCCCAGAGAGCCAGCCCCaagaatcattttcttttgaCAAATGGCTGGGCTGCAAACCTCTTCCTCCCTACTCCCCACCCAGTCCCACATCCCCTTTCCCCAGCCACTTGCCTCTGCCCTTCTGGATATCTCCTCCTGGACTGCCTTCTACTCAGAGATGCCAGTCCTCTCCCTCCCATCTGAGAACAGGAAAAGGATGTTAGGGTCCAGGAAGGGGACTCACAGGGGGCCTAGGGTTCAGAACGTGGGGAAGGAGTCAGAACTGAGGGTTTTCTGCCCCCTCCCAAAGGAGGTATGAGACTAATTGTCTGTGAGGAACAGGGAAGTGGATGGGTCAAAGAGGACTGGCTCTTCCAGAACCTAGGACTCAAAGCACCTGGAAGAAGCGAGGGCCTCACCTGTTAAGCGGGAAAGTGATGTCAGTGGGTCCCTCCCCACTTTCCTGGAACACCTGGAAGGAGTCCTGGCTGGGGACCTGCCTTCCCTGATGCCTATCTGTCCTCCCTTGTCTTCCCCATCCACGCCTTCTCCTGTTTCACTGCCATCTTTATGTCTGTCTTTGGACTGTTTTTCCGGGTACATCCTATCCATCTGTGTCTTCTCTGCCACCTgggcctcctccctccatctctggcTGTGATCCCTCGCTGCCTTTTGGGGTGTCTCTCTCTACACTTCCCTGTATTGgcattttgttctcatttcctgTCCCCATGGCTCACTCTGggtcatttctgcttttatctttggCCCTCGGCTCCCATCTTGGTCTTACCTTTTCTTGCCACGTCCCTGTCATCTCTGATGCTGGCTTCCACCCCTCCATCCATCTCTGTGCTGGGTCCTGCCACTCTGTCTCACTCCCTGTTCATCTTGGACCTTCCCCTGCCCATCTGAGCAGCAGCGTCCCATCCAGCCCTCTTTCACCAAGTCCCTCTGCCGTGAGTCCCACTGGAAGTGCCTGCTGCTCTCGCTACTCATGTACGGCTGTCTGGGGGCCGTGGCCTGGTGCCACGTAACCACGGTGACCCGCCTCACCTTCAGCAGCGCCTACCAGGGCAACAGCCTCATGTACCACGACAGCCCCTGCTCCAACGGCTATGTCTACATCCCCCTGGccttcctgctcatgctgtaCGCCGTCTACCTGGTGGAGTGTTGGCACTGCCAAGCCCGCCATGAGCTGCAGCACCGTGTTGATGTGAGCAGCGTGCGGGAGCGTGTGGGCCGCATGCAGCAGGCCACGCCCTGTATCTGGTGGAAGGCCATCAGCTACCACTATGTCCGCCGCACCCGCCAGGTCACCCGATACCGCAATGGAGACGCCTACACCACCACCCaggtgaggggctggaggggagcgCAGGCCagtccagaggggaggggggtgctgggaCCCTGACTGACTGTCCCCAGGGGGAGGAGCACAGGCAGCAGTGAGCTGCAACAGCAACCATAATAATAACGGCAAACACTAGCAGCAAGGCTCTGCCCTACATACATTACAAATACCAGATGGATTTATTTAACCCTcctaacaaccctatgaggtaggtaacTACTATccgcattttacagatgaggagagtgaggcttggagaggttagTACCTTGCCAAAGTCAAACAGTatgtggtggagctgggatttggacccaggcagtctggctccaaggTCTATACTGCTTAGTGCTTAATGGTTGGAGGTGGCCTCACAGGCACGGTCCCGCGGCATACTCTCACCCATTTAGTGAGGTGGCTGCTACCAGGGCCTCTTTCACAGGGAAGGAATCCCAAACtcaatgacttgcccaaggtctgcAGCTTCTTAGTGGTAGTGCTAGATTTAAGCCAGGGGCCCTTTGCCAAGTCCAAGGCTCCCAGAGGTGGGAGTCTGCTGGCAAAAAGGTGGAGGTAGGCATGGGAGGCCTCGTGGAGAGGTGGAGTGGGGGCCAATTAGCACTTACTGGACCCTCCAGGATTAGGCATTATTCCAGCCCTGGAGGAAGAGGTTTTCTCCGATAAGGGTGACCCCCGTCTCCGTTTTGGGATGGGTAAACAGAAACCCGGGGCCTGTGAGAATCAGGAAGGGGGCTGGGTGATAGCTAAGGTGGGAACAGGGAGCCCCGAGACAAAGCCTGTTCCGGCCATTAGGGACCACATCTGTAAACAGGAAGGGCAGGCCATTTGGGGTCATGAGGGGGCAGCGGGGGACATGGGAGACGGCAAAAAGGTTAGGCAAGCCCGAGGGGGCAGTTCGTGGCCAGCGCCTGACCCCGTGACGAAGCAGAGCTTAAGTCAAACTAGAATACACCCGCAGGTCTGAGCTCCGGCCCGTCTTCCTCTCTAGTTGAGTACGTTGAGGGCCTGCGCTGCTCCATAAAGCAGATGATAAGATCCTACCCGGCTCCAAGCGGGCTCGAAGGCAGGGCAGGCTTAGGGTTTGAGCAGGCAGCAAGAGCGACGAGGGTGAGCCGACAGAGGCGACTCCCGCCGCCCTCCCCGGCGCCGCAGGTCTACCATGAGCGCGTCAACACGCACGTGGCGGAGGCCGAGTTCGACTACGCGCGCTGCGGCGTCCGCGACGTGTCCAAGGCGCTGGTGGGGCTGGAGGGCGCGCCGGCCACGCGCCTGCGCTTCACCAAGTGCTTCAGCTTCGCCAGCGTGGAGGCCGAGAACGCGTACCTGTGCCAGCGCGCGCGCTTCTTCGCCGAGAACGAGGGCCTGGACGACTACATGGAGGCGCGCGAGGGCATGCACCTCAAGAACGTGGACTTCCGCGAGTTCATGGTGGCCTTCCCGGACCCGGCCCGGCCGCCGTGGTACGCCTGCTCTTCCGCCTTCTGGGCCGCGGCGCTGCTCACGCTGTCGTGGCCGCTGCGCGTGCTGGCCGAGTACCGCACGGCCTACGCGCACTACCACGTGGAGAAGCTCTTCGGCCTGGAAGGTCCCGGCTCGGCGAGCAGCGCGGGCGGCGGCCTGAGCCCCAGCGACGAGCTGCTGCCGCCGCTCACGCACCGCCTGCCGCGGGTCAACACGGTGGACAGCACGGAGCTCGAGTGGCACATCCGCTCCAACCAGCAGCTGGTGCCCAGCTACTCGGAGGCGGTGCTCATGGACCTGGCGGCGCTGGGGGCGCGCTGCgcgggggcggcgggcggcggctaCGCGCCCTCGTGCCGCTACGGCGGGGTGGGCGGCCCGGGCGCGGCGGGCGTGGCCCCGTACCGGCGCAGCTGCGAGCACTGCCAGCGCGCCGTCAGCAGCTCGTCCATCTTCTCGCGAAGCGCGCTCAGCATCTGCGCCAGCCCGCGGGCCGGGCCCGGGCCCGGAGGCGGGGCGGGCTGCGGGGGCAGCCGCTTCTCGCTCGGCCGCCTCTACGGCTCCCGGCGCAGCTGCCTGTGGCGCAGCCGGAGCGGGAGCGTCAATGAGGCGAGCTGCCCCACCGAGCAGACGCGGCTGTCGAGCCAGGCCAGCATGGGGGACGACGAGGACGACGACGAGGAGGAGGCCGGGCCGCCGCCGCCCTACCACGACGCCCTCTACTTCCCGGTCCTCATCGTGCACCGGCAGGAGGGGTGTCTGGGCCACAGCCACCGGCCGCTGCACCGCCACGGCTCCTGCGTAGAGACCTCACTGTGACCTCCGGCCCTGGGCAGCCCGtcgccctccctcctgcccctcgcGGGATTGAGCTTCTTGCGTGTAGCAGGGGGGTCATGATGGTGACCGAGGCTGTGCTGGGCACGGCGCGGGGAGCGGGGAGGCGACGGTGCGCGGGACAGACCCCATGGGGTCCGGATCCCCCGCCTTCCCTGTACATAAAGAGACCGATGGGTGGGAGGGGATCGGGGGGCTCCGGAGACTCCCGGCACGGTCGGCTCTTCCAGCCCTGTCCCTGTCCTAGGGGGACACCTCCCCGCCCTACACGCACACTCGAGATTTCCCGTCCAGCCTTTCAACGGATCTTCTGACTGTTAGTGGAGGCCGTGCTGTGGCACCGCGTGGGGCCCGTCTCCAGTGTGAGCCCCCTCGCTGTGCAGCTGGGGAGGTTTAGAGGCGTGGGGAAGGGAAATTGGGGCTTTCCTTCCATCGCTGCCTGGCCCCACCAGGGCCTCTCTCTACTGAGGTCGCGGTGGTTTGGCGAACAGTAGGGCTGGCTTCCAACCAGCTAATGAATTCAGTGGGTCTGAAGCCGGGGCCAGATGTCAGCCCCGATGCTCCATCTCAAAACCGTGCAAATGTTGCTATCCTCTTCTTGGCGCTGGCCCCAACCATCGGGGTTTcctttctgccactcccttcaCTGCTGTTTATCTCGCTGGTCCCCTGGAGTGTGGGTCCTGGAGGGACTGTGCTCACCCTGCACACgtcactccccccgcccccctccggcTCTCTGGCCCTAAAGAGCACTTgcccagagaggagggaggcataATGTGGAGGGCATGTACCTCAGTCCTTTCTCTAAACTCTGTAGCCCCCTGGCAGCAGCAGCCTCCTCACCTGGGTTCTGAGAGGGCTCTCCCTTCagttgggggggttggggggtgggataCCCTCCCCCTAGGCGCGTTCATTAAAGCTGGCCAACGTGAGTGGGTGGGAAGAGTGGGAGACAGACCTGGGTGACAAACTCTCGAAGCAGGTGGGATTCAAAGAGGAGAGGGCAGTGGAGGGAGACTGAAAGGGGTGTCTGGGGCAACTCTTGCTTCCccagacttggggggggggtgcaaaggGTGGTTGTCTCCACACATTACCTCTGTAGGACTGAGGATGTTCTCACAAGCCCCAGCTGGAGAAATGAACTCAGATCCAGTGGCAGGGTCAGAGGCAGGAATTCTCTAAATCTTGCCGAACCCCTCTGTCCTCCCCTATCCCATGAGCTGAAGCCCTGCAGTGGGGCCCAGAGGGGCATCCTGCCACCACCCAAGGGCGCTGGCCCCACGTCCTGTTCCCCTAAAGCTGTGACACCTCCTCTCCGCCACCACTCCCTCCCTGATGTGCTTCTGTGTGCATGTCTGCGTACAACCCCCTGCCCTCCCAACTCTCCTGCCAAAGTTTTCCCAGCAGACTTAGTGCCCAGGGATTGAGGTCACATTTCAGGCTGGAGAGGATAACCCTTGGGCGGCCGCCATCGCTCACCCCTGATGCTCCTCGCTTTGCCCGAGCCATCAGAGCTCCTCCGTCCCCTCCTTCAgcctctgccatcttcctccagCCTAGCCAGGCCTACACCTGCCAAGGACATGGCCTCCACCTATGCAACATCTCCTCTGGCTCCCCCTGTCCCCTTCCCTGGGGGACTCGGGAGGTACAGATTATGGGGACACCACGGCCCGTGGCCCACTGGGGTTGAGCTTTACTTTGCTGTAGCGATGGCTGagtgggaaggcagaggaggcaggagatGGGGAGGCTTGGGCAGGAGGGAACAGCTGTCCACTAGGTTTCCCTGGGCAGCAGGGGCCACCTGCCTGCCGGCACTGAACCTGCCTGGGCCCTGAGTCTGTGTTCCTCGGGGGCCTGGAGGTTGGAGCACCCCTCTTTGCTCTGAACAGACATCTGTGAGGTACACGTGGTGGGAGCTGTGGCCGCAGGCCCCAGTTCTTGGCACCTGGATGTCATACCCTTGGGCAGCCTGGCCACTTCTCGGCTCCAAGGAGGAAGGAACTCAGCTCCTTCTCCCTCAGGCCTGTTCCtgagacagagcctgagctgggggggcgcggggggcactattattatttttgcctgtATTGACCATTTCTGCCTAGGTCTTCTTACGCAGACAGCCTCacctc is a genomic window of Panthera uncia isolate 11264 chromosome B2 unlocalized genomic scaffold, Puncia_PCG_1.0 HiC_scaffold_24, whole genome shotgun sequence containing:
- the TMEM151B gene encoding transmembrane protein 151B, whose amino-acid sequence is MSPPGSAAGESAGGGGGGGGPGVPEEPTAAAAADEGPAREEQRPIQPSFTKSLCRESHWKCLLLSLLMYGCLGAVAWCHVTTVTRLTFSSAYQGNSLMYHDSPCSNGYVYIPLAFLLMLYAVYLVECWHCQARHELQHRVDVSSVRERVGRMQQATPCIWWKAISYHYVRRTRQVTRYRNGDAYTTTQVYHERVNTHVAEAEFDYARCGVRDVSKALVGLEGAPATRLRFTKCFSFASVEAENAYLCQRARFFAENEGLDDYMEAREGMHLKNVDFREFMVAFPDPARPPWYACSSAFWAAALLTLSWPLRVLAEYRTAYAHYHVEKLFGLEGPGSASSAGGGLSPSDELLPPLTHRLPRVNTVDSTELEWHIRSNQQLVPSYSEAVLMDLAALGARCAGAAGGGYAPSCRYGGVGGPGAAGVAPYRRSCEHCQRAVSSSSIFSRSALSICASPRAGPGPGGGAGCGGSRFSLGRLYGSRRSCLWRSRSGSVNEASCPTEQTRLSSQASMGDDEDDDEEEAGPPPPYHDALYFPVLIVHRQEGCLGHSHRPLHRHGSCVETSL